The Georgenia sp. TF02-10 genome window below encodes:
- a CDS encoding tyrosine-type recombinase/integrase: MTDVIAEHLDHLRRSRYSEATLRERERILRSVPGDPLALDRETTQAWWESRAELHDGKPRAASSLSQEASHLRRFCRWAMQQGLTERNAADWLPSVRQTKPAVSPVPEADLYRLMQDAPEDMRRAIALAAMAGLRSSEIAAVRWSDLDPGNGVLWVRLGKGSKGRSVPLSSGLLATLGDPGEGRIIGRRTTGKALSLAIARYMRSRGVDYTAHKLRARYATRFLAATGDLKAAADALGHADLSSISRYVVASGDTMRRGAEAAGRIG, from the coding sequence ATGACCGACGTGATCGCCGAGCACCTCGACCACCTGCGGCGCTCGCGGTACTCCGAGGCGACCCTGCGGGAGCGGGAGCGCATCCTCCGGTCCGTCCCGGGCGACCCGCTGGCGCTGGACCGCGAGACCACCCAGGCGTGGTGGGAGAGCCGCGCCGAGCTGCACGACGGGAAGCCGCGCGCCGCGTCGTCGCTGTCGCAGGAGGCGAGCCACCTGCGCCGGTTCTGCCGGTGGGCCATGCAGCAGGGGCTGACCGAGCGCAACGCCGCCGACTGGCTGCCGAGCGTCCGGCAGACCAAGCCGGCGGTCTCCCCGGTGCCCGAGGCCGACCTCTACCGGCTCATGCAGGACGCGCCGGAGGACATGCGCCGAGCCATCGCGCTGGCCGCCATGGCGGGACTGCGGTCCTCCGAGATCGCGGCGGTGCGCTGGTCCGACCTCGACCCCGGCAACGGTGTGCTCTGGGTCCGGCTCGGCAAGGGCAGCAAGGGCCGCTCGGTCCCGCTCTCCTCGGGCCTGCTCGCCACCCTGGGTGACCCGGGCGAGGGCCGCATCATCGGGCGCCGGACGACCGGGAAGGCACTGTCCCTGGCGATCGCGCGCTACATGCGCTCCCGGGGGGTGGACTACACGGCGCACAAGCTCCGCGCCCGGTACGCCACCCGCTTCCTGGCCGCCACCGGCGACCTCAAGGCCGCGGCCGACGCGCTCGGCCACGCCGATCTGTCCTCGATCAGCCGGTATGTCGTCGCGTCCGGGGACACTATGCGCCGTGGCGCCGAGGCGGCCGGCCGGATCGGCTAG
- a CDS encoding peptidoglycan DD-metalloendopeptidase family protein: MPTGSDLAAAAQRYVGTRYLFGGKTAAGLDCSGLVTLALADLGVPFVHGSSQQIAACEPIPVADAKHVPGALLWRPGHDSVSLGDGRVVEAIRPAVAVTRWTDTYNGTPRWTRAGLIPGITYTHTEPEEPEEEEPMALSSPMEGRFTSGWNPNRYLPGIGRSPHMGVDVAPPRAGTLGTTVHAVEDGVVTKTVSGRKPGQSASRGATLWPGLSGNGVTVRGDRTGLLWHHAHVAPGVAVGQRVKAGQVIGRTDRSGIQTAPHVHLSATRGGRWVDPTPVLAQAGVRLGDKPRGGAAAPAPSKPTTSKPTPEEDEVPVAIEFESRTKNGKAIYVAFPNAREYDHAESKAEIADYRNILTAQGFEYKVWPSEVANPDVFGRYVGPPELKPINAKRTS, translated from the coding sequence ATGCCCACCGGTAGCGATCTCGCCGCCGCCGCCCAGCGCTACGTCGGCACCCGATACCTCTTCGGCGGCAAGACCGCGGCCGGGCTCGATTGCAGTGGCCTCGTGACCCTGGCGCTGGCCGACCTCGGCGTGCCCTTCGTCCACGGCTCCTCCCAGCAGATCGCCGCTTGCGAGCCCATCCCGGTGGCCGACGCCAAGCACGTCCCCGGCGCCCTCCTGTGGAGGCCCGGGCACGACTCAGTGTCCCTCGGCGACGGCCGGGTCGTGGAGGCCATCCGCCCCGCCGTCGCCGTCACCCGCTGGACCGACACCTACAACGGCACGCCGCGCTGGACCCGCGCCGGGCTGATACCCGGCATCACCTACACCCACACCGAGCCGGAAGAGCCGGAGGAGGAGGAACCGATGGCGCTGTCCAGCCCCATGGAGGGCCGCTTCACCAGCGGGTGGAACCCGAACCGCTACCTGCCCGGCATCGGCCGTAGCCCGCACATGGGCGTCGACGTCGCCCCGCCCCGCGCGGGCACCCTCGGGACCACCGTGCACGCCGTCGAGGACGGGGTTGTCACCAAGACCGTCAGCGGCAGGAAGCCCGGCCAGTCCGCCTCCCGCGGCGCCACCCTGTGGCCCGGCCTGTCCGGCAACGGCGTCACCGTCAGGGGTGACCGGACCGGCCTGCTGTGGCACCACGCGCACGTCGCGCCCGGCGTCGCCGTCGGCCAGCGTGTCAAGGCCGGGCAGGTCATCGGCCGCACCGACCGGTCCGGCATCCAGACCGCCCCGCACGTCCACCTGTCCGCCACCCGCGGCGGCCGCTGGGTCGACCCGACGCCGGTCCTCGCCCAGGCCGGCGTGCGCCTCGGCGACAAGCCCCGCGGCGGCGCCGCCGCGCCTGCCCCGAGCAAGCCCACCACCAGCAAGCCCACCCCCGAGGAGGACGAAGTGCCCGTTGCCATCGAGTTCGAGAGCCGGACCAAGAACGGGAAGGCGATCTACGTCGCCTTCCCGAACGCCCGCGAGTACGACCACGCCGAGAGCAAGGCCGAGATCGCGGACTACAGGAACATCCTCACGGCGCAGGGATTCGAGTACAAGGTGTGGCCGTCCGAGGTCGCCAACCCGGACGTCTTCGGCCGCTACGTCGGCCCGCCCGAGCTCAAGCCCATCAACGCCAAGCGCACCAGCTGA